Proteins from a single region of Megalopta genalis isolate 19385.01 chromosome 3, iyMegGena1_principal, whole genome shotgun sequence:
- the LOC143258927 gene encoding dynein axonemal heavy chain 2 has translation MEDPSNQVLTLYPVHKKLRVSLGFPASPVQELNYFIREPNEVLRPDTFRERILFGSVHGKTESHVLSLVHNVLAPIFLPIETWPDSILRQDCGLDSQ, from the exons ATGGAGGACCCGTCGAACCAGGTGCTGACGTTGTACCCGGTGCACAAGAAGCTGAGGGTGTCCCTGGGGTTCCCGGCGTCCCCGGTGCAGGAGCTGAACTACTTCATCAGGGAGCCGAACGAGGTCCTGCGGCCGGACACCTTCCGCGAGCGCATCCTGTTCGGCTCGGTGCACGGCAAGACCGAGAGCCACGTTCTTTCGCTGGTGCACAACGTGCTGGCGCCGATCTTCCTGCCCATCGAGACTTGGCCAGACAGTATCCTCCG ACAGGACTGCGGATTGGACTCGCAGTAG